In the genome of Fusarium fujikuroi IMI 58289 draft genome, chromosome FFUJ_chr02, one region contains:
- a CDS encoding probable general amino acid permease — MGYQEDPESKAVEAPNVSDTSPGVLIDHNSVDREYGRTVRGLSPRHVQLMAIGGSIGTGLFVGIGGVLSKAGPLSVVLGYLIWGVFFVWPCNLCVAEMCSYLPIRGSIFELAARFVDPALGFAMGWTYFYAGLMLVCVEYSAVATLMQYWVPDINPAAWVAMAMVICVLLNVVAVKYYGEAEFIMASLKVILLFGLLFITLITMCGGNPKGDAYGFRYWKGGKAMQPYHAEGDLGKFCGWWKVVLYAGFTIAGPDMISLSSGEIANPRRTIPRVAKLIFYRLVGFYVFGVLAVGIICSSDDKRLLGAIENSAAGAAASPWVIGIENLGIHGLPSLINFLILTSGLSCGNAYLYSSSRTLYGLARDGQAPAFLMKCNKAGVPMYCVLTVSFISCITFLVAGESSVTVFFWFVDLTTTGLIATYTMMIVVFIGWFRARNAQGMDKSVLHYIAPFNPWAAYVGLFLGVTALIFIGFDKFEPWSTQGFVTSYFCHAYAAVLFIVWKVLKKTKFVNPETADLVSGKKEVDEECKHWEEGGIEENYKRELAAMPFWKRCWERMW; from the exons ATGGGTTATCAAGAAGACCCCGAGTCAAAAGCCGTCGAGGCTCCCAACGTTTCAGACACTTCACCTGGTGTCTTGATCGATCACAACTCCGTCGATAGAGAATATGGCCGAACCGTACGAGGTCTCTCCCCTCGACATGTTCAGCTGATGGCCATCGGTGGCTCCATCGGCACCGGTCTCTTCGTTGGTATCGGTGGTGTCCTCTCCAAGGCTGGTCCTCTCTCTGTCGTTCTCGGTTACTTGATCTGGggtgtcttcttcgtctggCCTTGCAACTTGTGTGTTGCCGAGATGTGCTCATACCTCCCTATCCGTGGTTCCATCTTTGAGCTTGCTGCCCGTTTCGTCGACCCTGCACTTG GATTTGCTATGGGATGGACATATTTCTACGCCGGTCTTATGCTTGTTTGTGTCGAATACAGTGCTGTAGCGACACTGATGCAATATTGGGTTCCTGATATCAATCCTGCAGCTTGGGTTGCGATGGCAATGGTCATTTGCGTGCTGCTCAATGTTGTTGCTGTCAA GTACTATGGTGAGGCTGAATTTATCATGGCTTCTCTCAaggtcatcctcctcttcggtctcctcttcatcactctcatcaccatGTGCGGTGGCAACCCCAAGGGCGACGCATACGGATTCCGATACTGGAAGGGCGGCAAGGCTATGCAGCCCTACCACGCCGAGGGAGATCTTGGTAAATTCTGTGGCTGGTGGAAGGTTGTTCTCTACGCTGGTTTCACCATTGCTGGTCCCGATATGATCTCTCTGTCCTCCGGTGAGATCGCCAACCCTCGACGAACTATTCCCCGAgtcgccaagctcatcttctACCGACTTGTTGGTTTCTACGTCTTTGGTGTATTGGCTGTTGGTATCATCTGCTCTTCTGATGACAAGCGTCTGCTCGGTGCTATTGAGAACAGCGCCGCTGGTGCTGCCGCTTCTCCTTGGGTCATTGGCA TTGAGAACCTTGGTATCCACGGTCTCCCCAGCTTgatcaacttcctcatcctcacttcCGGTCTCTCTTGCGGAAACGCCTACCTCTACTCCTCCTCTCGAACCCTCTACGGTCTTGCTCGCGATGGCCAGGCCCCTGCTTTCCTCATGAAGTGTAACAAGGCTGGTGTCCCAATGTACTGTGTCCTCACAGTCAGTTTCATCAGCTGCATCACCTTCCTCGTCGCTGGCGAATCCTCTGTTACCGTTTTCTTCTGGTTCGTCGACCTCACCACCACCGGTCTCATCGCCACCTACACCATGATGATCGTTGTCTTCATCGGTTGGTTCCGCGCTCGCAACGCTCAGGGCATGGACAAGTCTGTCCTGCACTACATCGCTCCTTTCAACCCTTGGGCTGCCTACGTCGGTCTCTTCCTCGGTGTCACTGCCCTAATCTTCATCGGTTTCGACAAGTTCGAGCCTTGGAGCACTCAGGGTTTCGTCACCAGCTACTTCTGCCACGCTTATGCTGCTGTTCTGTTTATTGTTTGGAAGGtcctcaagaagaccaagtttGTCAACCCTGAGACAGCCGACCTTGTCAGTGGCAAgaaggaggttgatgaggagTGCAAGCACTGGGAGGAGGGTGGCATTGAAGAGAACTATAAGCGTGAGCTTGCTGCTATGCCTTTCTGGAAGAGGTGCTGGGAGCGTATGTGGTAA
- a CDS encoding SIS2-like protein, with the protein MAHHHSFSPRLSPALASTSSLHDMARNRKLRLLVAATGPRDTSWAQALVVRLSKNPQIEARAIVDDVVPRLTQTIIVMQNRGLAMGAGDRADDIEFYRQQAFELVEWADLMVCVPLDADSIAKMLAGVTDTFLGEVLRGWDTQKSIVLVPGMSTHMWSNPMTKKHMSKLHRKWNWIRVVTPILWHYEGSPNPKRVPNWNGFNEVLGIIKNQADLLGLGRDVEVATAMAITDNADVTIQSKLPPEIWTIILDYAGDWELAKALGMYTNLPMPSPWTSQPRDRNDPLKVYEHELEWTVLTCNSAAICKKISQSPPEFNDISALVIKLVIKFGLIDVLAYMEANRPDLFKAFDGTTAPGSETVMYMTQKLSMVPPSLGMFAFLDWWWRRSGLMMRYTESALEQASGNGHLLVLEWWRDAAAQDDKVVLRPGRSLLWATQHGQADVLRWWDASGIPAAHGDSVAKMASRWGQVEVLETWRRLKGDDKLVFDAEVLVSPTIFKHLAVLEWWRNFAHGELEGMEGRKQMVEFRTCNIEEALEDSIGDQSAVRRWWTQNGLNLGLRDEEWLKTRYL; encoded by the exons ATGGCACACCATCATTCCTTTTCGCCGCGGCTGAGTCCCGCTCTTGCTTCTACCTCGTCTCTCCACGATATGGCCCGCAACCGAAAACTCCGCCTTCTCGTCGCCGCCACTGGACCCCGCGATACGTCTTGGGCGCAAGCACTCGTCGTGCGCCTCTCGAAAAATCCACAGATTGAAGCGCGAGCGATTGTCGACGATGTAGTCCCGCGATTGACACAAACGATAATTGTTATGCAGAACCGGGGATTGGCTATGGGAGCGGGCGATCGGGCTGACGATATCGAATTCTATCGGCAACAAGCATTCGAACTAGTAGAATGGGCAGATCTGATGGTCTGCGTGCCGCTTGATGCAGACAGCATCGCAAAGATGCTAGCAGGCGTTACAGATACATTCCTCGGCGAAGTACTTAGAGGATGGGATACACAAAAAAGCATTGTCTTGGTCCCTGGCATGAGCACTCATATGTGGTCAAACCCAATGACTAAAAAGCACATGAGTAAATTGCATCGGAAATGGAATTGGATCCGTGTGGTGACGCCGATATTATGGCATTACGAGGGATCGCCAAACCCGAAACGAGTACCCAACTGGAACGGTTTTAACGAAGTGCTGGGCATTATAAAGAACCAGGCCGACTTGCTAGGACTGGGAAGAGATGTTGAGGTCGCCACCGCAATGGCAATAACTGATAATGCGGACGTAACAATCCAATCCAAGCTACCACCGGAGATTTGGACCATCATCCTTGATTACGCGGGAGACTGGGAACTTGCGAAGGCTCTAGGGATGTACACCAACCTACCGATGCCTTCACCGTGGACAAGTCAGCCCAGAGACCGTAACGATCCCTTGAAGGTGTACGAGCACGAGCTCGAGTGGACAGTGCTAACATGCAACTCCGCGGCGATATGCAAAAAGATATCACAATCTCCACCAGAATTCAACGATATATCAGCACTGGTTATTAAACTAGTGATCAAATTTGGTCTTATTGACGTGTTGGCGTATATGGAAGCCAACCGACCTGATCTTTTTAAAGCATTTGACGGAACGAC AGCGCCTGGTTCAGAGACCGTCATGTATATGACGCAGAAGCTGTCGATGGTGCCTCCAAGTTTGGGCATGTTCGCGTTTTTAGATTGGTGGTGGCGTCGGTCTGGATTGATGATGCGTTATACAGAGTCTGCGCTGGAGCAAGCTAGCGGAAATGGGCATCTCTTGGTTCTTGAGTGGTGGCGCGATGCAGCAGCACAGGACGACAAGGTCGTTCTACGACCGGGCCGGTCACTGTTATGGGCAACACAACATGGACAAGCTGATGTGTTGCGGTGGTGGGACGCTTCAGGCATCCCTGCTGCTCATGGCGACAGCGTCGCCAAGATGGCAAGCCGCTGGGGCCAAGTGGAGGTCTTGGAAACCTGGAGACGGCTGAAAGGAGATGACAAGCTCGTGTTTGACGCCGAGGTTCTCGTTTCACCGACCATATTCAAGCACTTGGCGGTGCTTGAGTGGTGGCGTAACTTTGCCCATGGAGAGCTCGAAGGTATGGAGGGTCGAAAGCAGATGGTAGAATTCCGGACGTGCAACATCGAAGAGGCTCTTGAGGACAGCATAGGAGATCAGAGCGCAGTTCGACGATGGTGGACACAGAATGGGTTGAACCTAGGACTGCGAGACGAAGAGTGGCTCAAGACACGGTATCTTTAG
- a CDS encoding probable ribose-phosphate diphosphokinase catalytic chain I — translation MLDQMANEIKLISGSSHPEISAKVASRLGIDIANTMSLNYSNRETSVSIGESVRDEDVFILQSTAPGDVNDGLMELLIMIHACRTASARRITAVIPSFPYARQDKKDKSRAPISAKLIANMLQVSGCNHVITMDLHASQIQGFFNVPVDNLYAEPSVLRWIRENLSVDNCVIVSPDAGGAKRATSLADRLNTGFALIHKERPRPNVVGRMVLVGDVSDKVAILVDDMADTCGTLAKAAATVNEHGAREVYAIVTHGILSGKAIDTINNSCLSGLVVTNTVPLGDKIERCPKLKVIDVSGTLAEAIRRTHNGESVSYLFNNVPV, via the exons ATGTTGGACCAAATGGCGAACGAAATCAAACTCATCTCGGGGAGCTCCCACCCGGAGATCAGTGCCAAGGTCGCCAGTCG ACTCGGCATTGATATCGCAAACACTATGAGCTTGAACTACTCCAACCGAGAGACTAGTGTTTCTATCGGAGAGTCTGTTCGTGATGAGGATGTGTTTATTCTTCAGTCTACTGCTCCTGGAGATGTCAACGATGGCCTCATGGAGTTGCTCATCATGATTCATGCTTGTCGAACTGCCTCGGCCAGACGGATCACTGCTGTTATCCCCAGCTTTCCTTATGCGCgacaggacaagaaggacaagtcaCGAGCTCCTATCAGTGCCAAGCTGATTGCAAACATGCTCCAGGTTTCTGGTTGC AATCATGTTATCACAATGGATCTTCACGCCTCGCAAATTCAGGGCTTCTTCAACGTCCCCGTGGACAACCTCTACGCTGAACCTTCCGTGCTTCGCTGGATTCGTGAGAACCTCAGTGTCGACAACTGTGTCATCGTTTCTCCCGATGCCGGTGGAGCCAAGCGTGCGACATCTCTTGCTGACCGCCTGAACACCGGTTTCGCTCTCATCCACAAGGAGCGGCCCCGACCTAACGTTGTTGGTCGCATGGTTCTTGTCGGTGATGTCAGTGACAAGGTCGCCATTCTTGTTGACGACATGGCCGACACCTGTGGCACC ctcgccaaggctgctgccaCCGTCAATGAGCATGGCGCCAGGGAGGTGTATGCAATTGTTACTCACGGTATTCTGAGTGGTAAGGCCATTGATACCATTAACAACTCATGCCTCTCTGGCCTCGTTGTCACCAACA CTGTTCCTT TGGGTGACAAGATTGAGCGATgccccaagctcaaggtcatTGATGTGTCCGGAACACTTGCTGAG GCTATTCGACGAACTCATAACGGAGAATCCGTGTCTTACCTCTTCAACAACGTCCCCGTTTAA
- a CDS encoding related to MON2 Peripheral membrane protein with a role in endocytosis and vacuole integrity → MTTQLLATELANLIQESKRKHNDLRQTELSQKPNFVNPFIIACGTKNAKFTAIAIVCLQRLIVAQALPRSKLNQVLEALMQATSAGLDVQLKILQALPSLVQNYASDLKGNLLVTTLNICFTLQSSKNAIVNHTSAATLQQLVVSVFDKVVAEDKKAGDTPAANDAEYSENHPAATDAYRIFNDLCLMTENQRPEFIRVSGLPQTFGLELIESVITNHATVFSNHPEQAQILRSRVMPLLIGALKGKPNFATTVRLVRILYTMLRRHIGILPSECGEALTVLTQILDQDETVWKRALCMEVFRGIFADHALLRRIYAMFDAKEGEKDVLKPLIATFVRLSTEKPAVIGLGHSSSLPTTSSSTNGSSEQAIAEASGMTGLMTGPVGAETTTTGISTQFSSVRVPCIDQLDKTEAPTIPESYLYSLVLACISSVSDGLAKFILPLTVPNETRNRKRTSRQEFGRDSPAPPSEQESTPPRGKMERSASFKKNPVPLNPLSLEDHPLHSEVKICATIVEECWPAILATCSTFLYAALDSEYYHGLVRAFQRFAHVAGLLQLSTPRDAFLTTLGKAAVPPNVLTACVNVGQPRPQTPSTPTDGSLFSNARGLLSVDSLTPTTPTADKGRQASFDASVASLNTRNLLCLRALLNLGIALGPTLAGAWSIILETLQQADFVLFVSGKSPGRTPTMNRGPDAGGDSEAATLMANFGSEVRAVETAASRLIESTVDFPNESFLKVVAAVCSLLTQKPIEQPETTTQPQIPSDGQQLKAPVVQGRRFSGQQMSSGSTQEDQFALAKLGELATINIERLLEYSPEESGWDVLTNELIDTLTSSSINSSVRTRAADILVKLVLEAANVTSSLPEEARGEIQLRFFDALRRSLAPLLEGDREVSLASHSTDIDIHKIILDGLQSIIEGNGETLVKGWDIAFEIIGTIFITREFDPAYRRGSVANPILLDTRSSRLIRSSFNSLQLICSDFLASLPNSCFLILVDNLYKFCSQDDDLNIALTTVTFFWVLSDFLSAKNESLAITADMMQNTELPDLEKMAADHGHKSSDAALWMLLLLRLTNVTTDDRLELRNSAIQTLLRIFDAYGDRLSPESWSICVKSVVFKLLSSIEQEIKVLQSDEEEDAADSDRAEWTETAVVVLSGISSLLANYLDILTGHPSFDHLWQELLSHLTTLLDFQVLDINTATFKALAHILSQTNTEGKSVFSKTAIDIAWDLWARGVPTSKPVDEKVEDNQNCLIAYVSALTEIYRLVQEDLEVKRVGRILALLRETLDEASVGSYVQDIEYVTPLQAHILEAVQMIRTDVEGAPSAMITQVADFLVLPFVQANFSKSGPKRTYIALSKASMKTLEKLILEHSKDSDIYRSNSFSEALKALCKPIELKYGFPTITKSTQPWRLATSTALTILEATLSQITSLELLSGVAQDIWTTIVAIADGVMSADCSVAPPGTDFAGDEEFDIASFHKLRELIIPALGAAAVSEKARKAYAESLFKTSVIHAPSPDEESIINGTHEKGLSALYATRAGRTVAVLPTKRVKMAYVACEVLFGLVATKDEPTIVIQPPTPKSPDPRQSHFAESPVTLHTRIASTAAPFLIIRCALTLRAYIADQPLRGKMPQPLSQRRELLWILQELVELKSDKSAIPELDNVESDERKHLLRLYPLIVRASGVVGDEKVGSLLREALEVVGNELGF, encoded by the exons ATGACGACGCAACTCCTTGCCACGGAGCTGGCCAATCTTATCCAGGAGAGCAAGAGGAAACATAATGATTTGCGACAA ACAGAGCTATCTCAGAAGCCTAACTTTGTCAACCCATTCATTATCGCATGTGGTACCAAAAATGCCAAGTTTACCGCCATCGCTATTGTCTGTCTTCAGCGTCTTATCGTTGCGCAAGCTCTTCCGCGGTCAAAGCTGAACCAAGTGCTCGAGGCCTTGATGCAAGCCACCTCAGCTGGTCTGGATGTGCAGCTCAAGATCTTGCAAGCGCTACCTTCACTTGTTCAAAATTATGCATCAGATCTCAAAGGAAACTTGTTGGTGACGACACTGAATATTTGCTTTACTCTCCAAAGTAGCAAAAATGCCATTGTGAACCATACCTCGGCAGCGACGCTACAGCAACTGGTCGTGTCTGTGTTTGACAAAGTTGTCgctgaagacaagaaagcAGGCGATACGCCTGCGGCAAATGATGCTGAGTATTCAGAAAACCATCCTGCCGCTACCGATGCCTACCGTATTTTCAACGATCTGTGTCTTATGACCGAAAACCAGAGACCAGAATTCATCCGCGTTTCGGGGCTTCCACAGACTTTCGGCCTGGAACTTATTGAATCCGTCATCACAAATCATGCAACCGTCTTCAGTAACCACCCCGAGCAGGCTCAGATTCTACGAAGCAGAGTAATGCCACTCCTCATTGGGGCCTTGAAGGGAAAACCGAACTTCGCGACCACAGTACGTCTGGTGCGCATTCTGTACACTATGCTGCGTAGGCACATCGGCATATTGCCATCAGAATGCGGTGAGGCGTTGACTGTTCTGACACAGATTCTCGATCAAGATGAAACCGTCTGGAAGAGAGCGCTGTGCATGGAGGTTTTTCGTGGAATATTTGCGGATCATGCCCTGCTCAGACGAATCTACGCCATGTTCGATGCTAAAGAAGGAGAGAAAGATGTCCTCAAGCCCTTGATCGCTACCTTCGTGCGCTTAAGCACAGAAAAGCCGGCTGTAATTGGACTGGGCCATTCATCGTCACTCCCTACAACTAGCTCAAGCACAAATGGCTCTTCTGAGCAAGCCATTGCTGAAGCGAGTGGTATGACAGGTCTGATGACAGGGCCAGTTGGCGCAGAGACAACAACAACCGGTATCAGCACCCAATTCAGCTCAGTCCGGGTTCCTTGTATTGATCAGCTCGATAAGACGGAGGCACCTACTATACCAGAGTCTTATCTCTACAGTTTGGTATTGGCTTGTATATCGTCTGTATCTGACGGTCTAGCCAAGTTCATACTGCCTCTTACAGTCCCCAATGAGACAAGAAATCGAAAACGAACTTCTCGACAAGAATTTGGTCGGGATTCACCAGCACCGCCGTCTGAGCAAGAGAGTACCCCGCCCAGAGGGAAGATGGAAAGGTCGGCATCCTTTAAGAAGAACCCAGTTCCACTGAACCCCCTTTCCTTAGAGGACCATCCTCTCCATTCCGAAGTCAAAATCTGTGCTACGATCGTTGAGGAGTGCTGGCCTGCCATTCTTGCGACCTGTTCTACCTTCTTATATGCTGCACTCGATTCCGAATATTATCATGGACTAGTCCGTGCCTTCCAACGATTTGCTCACGTGGCTGGGCTGTTACAATTATCGACTCCTCGGGATGCTTTCCTTACAACTTTGGGCAAAGCTGCTGTCCCACCTAATGTTCTCACAGCTTGTGTCAATGTTGGCCAACCTCGACCACAAACACCAAGCACACCAACCGATGGCAGTCTCTTTAGCAACGCCCGGGGCCTCCTGAGCGTTGATAGCCTGACGCCGACCACCCCTACGGCTGACAAAGGACGACAGGCCTCATTTGATGCTTCTGTCGCTTCTTTAAATACTCGAAACCTGCTATGCCTCCGGGCACTTCTGAACTTGGGCATAGCGCTTGGTCCAACTTTGGCAGGAGCTTGGAGTATTATTCTGGAGACACTTCAACAGGCTGACTTTGTCCTTTTCGTAAGCGGAAAGTCTCCTGGCAGGACACCAACCATGAACCGAGGACCCGATGCAGGCGGTGATAGCGAAGCTGCAACATTGATGGCCAACTTCGGCTCCGAGGTCCGTGCGGTGGAAACAGCGGCATCCAGACTCATTGAGAGCACGGTTGACTTTCCCAACGAGTCATTCTTGAAAGTGGTAGCGGCTGTCTGTAGTTTGCTGACACAGAAGCCAATTGAACAGCCTGAGACTACCACTCAGCCGCAGATACCGTCTGATGGTCAACAGCTCAAGGCTCCCGTCGTACAGGGCCGTAGGTTTTCTGGCCAGCAAATGAGTTCTGGGTCaacccaagaagatcaattCGCACTCGCTaagcttggcgagcttgCTACGATCAACATAGAGAGATTATTGGAGTACAGTCCAGAAGAATCTGGTTGGGACGTATTGACTAATGAGCTGATTGACACTCTCACCTCTTCTTCCATTAACTCATCTGTCAGAACCAGGGCAGCAGACATTCTTGTGAAACTTGTCCTGGAAGCTGCCAATGTAACATCTTCCCTGCCCGAGGAGGCTCGTGGTGAGATACAACTACGGTTCTTCGACGCCCTTCGTAGGTCACTGGCGCCTCTCCTTGAAGGTGACCGAGAAGTGTCTCTTGCGAGTCACTCAACAGACATCGATATTCACAAAATCATCCTCGATGGTCTTCAAAGCATCATTGAGGGCAACGGAGAAACATTGGTCAAGGGCTGGGACATAGCCTTTGAGATTATTGGCACCATCTTTATCACCAGGGAATTCGATCCAGCTTACCGCCGTGGCTCAGTGGCCAACCCCATTCTTCTTGACACTCGATCATCAAGACTTATTAGGTCTTCTTTCAACTCTCTCCAACTCATTTGCTCAGACTTTCTAGCGTCGCTACCAAACTCATGCTTCTTGATACTAGTGGATAATCTGTACAAGTTCTGCTcacaagatgatgatctcaaTATTGCTTTGACT ACGGTGACGTTTTTCTGGGTGCTATCAGACTTTCTCTCGGCGAAGAATGAGTCTCTCGCCATCACTGCAGACATGATGCAAAACACCGAGCTTCCTGATCTGGAAAAGATGGCAGCTGATCATGGTCACAAGAGCTCTGATGCAGCATTGTGGATGTTGCTTCTGCTGCGACTGACCAATGTCACCACTGATGACAGGCTTGAGCTTCGCAATAGTGCAATCCAGACTTTGCTCAGGATCTTTGATGCCTACGGTGATCGACTCAGCCCTGAGTCTTGGTCGATATGTGTCAAGTCCGTAGTCTTTAAGCTCTTGTCATCGATTGAGCAGGAAATCAAAGTTCTACAGtcggatgaggaagaggatgctgCAGACAGTGACCGGGCTGAGTGGACTGAGACTGCCGTCGTTGTTCTCAGTGGTATCTCCAGCCTCCTCGCTAATTACCTTGATATCCTTACCGGCCACCCCTCATTCGATCACCTATGGCAAGAGTTACTTTCTCATCTTACTACCCTACTCGACTTTCAAGTCCTTGATATCAACACCGCAACCTTCAAAGCGCTTGCTCATATTTTGTCTCAGACGAATACTGAGGGCAAATCTGTCTTTAGCAAGACAGCGATTGATATTGCATGGGACTTATGGGCAAGAGGAGTTCCGACCTCCAAGCCTGTTGATGAAAAGGTTGAAGACAACCAGAATTGTCTCATTGCATATGTATCTGCCCTGACAGAGATCTATCGACTTGTACAGGAAGATCTTGAAGTAAAACGAGTTGGTAGAATTCTGGCACTTCTCCGAGAAACTTTGGACGAAGCCTCAGTTGGCAGTTACGTCCAAGATATCGAATATGTGACGCCTTTGCAGGCACATATTCTTGAAGCCGTTCAAATGATTCGAACGGATGTTGAAGGAGCGCCATCGGCCATGATTACTCAAGTTGCGGATTTTCTGGTCTTGCCTTTTGTGCAGGCCAACTTCTCAAAGTCAGGACCTAAACGTACTTACATTGCGCTTTCAAAAGCGAGCATGAAGACACTCGAGAAGCTTATTCTTGAGCACTCGAAGGACTCAGACATCTACCGCAGCAACTCCTTCTCCGAGGCTTTGAAGGCTTTGTGCAAACCCATTGAGTTGAAATACGGCTTCCCTACGATAACGAAATCCACGCAACCATGGAGGCTAGCTACATCTACAGCGCTTACCATCCTAGAGGCGACTCTGTCGCAAATCACGAGCCTCGAGCTACTAAGCGGTGTTGCCCAGGATATCTGGACTACGATCGTCGCCATTGCTGATGGGGTCATGAGCGCGGATTGCAGTGTTGCTCCTCCCGGTACCGACTTCGCAGGCGACGAAGAGTTCGACATTGCATCTTTCCACAAGCTGCGAGAACTTATTATTCCCGCACTTGGAGCCGCAGCTGTTTCTGAAAAGGCTCGCAAGGCTTATGCTGAAAGCCTTTTCAAGACTTCAGTAATTCATGCTCCATCGCCAGACGAAGAGTCGATCATCAATGGCACGCATGAGAAAGGCTTATCGGCCCTCTATGCTACCCGCGCAGGACGAACAGTAGCAGTATTGCCTACCAAGCGCGTGAAGATGGCTTATGTTGCTTGTGAGGTGCTGTTTGGGCTCGTTGCTACTAAGGATGAGCCAACAATTGTCATCCAACCCCCAACGCCCAAATCACCGGATCCAAGGCAGAGCCATTTTGCCGAGTCACCTGTCACTCTCCACACCCGAATTGCCAGCACAGCGGCACCATTCCTTATAATTCGGTGCGCGTTGACACTGAGGGCTTACATCGCTGATCAGCCTCTGCGAGGCAAGATGCCCCAACCCCTGAGCCAGCGACGGGAATTATTGTGGATTCTACAGGAGCTGGTCGAGCTGAAGAGCGATAAGAGCGCCATTCCGGAATTGGATAAtgttgagagtgatgagagGAAGCATTTGCTGAGATTATATCCTCTTATTGTACGAGCATCTGGGGTAGTTGGTGACGAGAAGGTTGGTAGCCTTTTGAGAGAGGCCTTGGAGGTTGTAGGAAATGAACTGGGTTTTTAG
- a CDS encoding probable tRNA 2`-O-ribose methyltransferase, translated as MGKSSKDKRDAYYRLAKEQGWRARSAFKLLQLDEEFDLFADVTRVVDLCAAPGSWSQVLSRVLIKGEKFGRAAWQDKEAKFRQQMLGILPKDSDSEQTTETENIQEEKQEATKPREDVKIVSIDLQPISPLAGITTLRADITHPATVPLLLSALDPSYDPKSAGTQASHPVDLVLSDGAPDVTGLHDLDIYVQSQLLFAALNLALCVLKPGGKFVAKIFRGRNVDVLYAQLKIFFEKVIVAKPRSSRASSVEAFIVCINFQPPAGFRASLEEPLGVGTRLDEMLKKKGDVDMQDSMIKDEGVVEMEVYDETTEDTERSTRWVAPFIACGDLSAFDSDASYQLPEDYVSLDPVQPPIAPPYKRAIETRAAMSGSQR; from the exons ATGGGAAAGTCCTCGAAAGATAAACGCGACGCCTACTACCGACTTGCCAAAGAGCAAGGATGGCGCGCTCGAAGCGCCTTTAAACTTCTGCAATTGGACGAGG AATTCGACCTGTTCGCCGATGTCACTCGAGTCGTCGATCTCTGCGCCGCACCAGGAAGTTGGTCGCAAGTACTATCCCGCGTACTGATCAAGGGCGAAAAGTTTGGAAGGGCTGCTTGGCAGGATAAGGAAGCCAAGTTTCGACAGCAGATGCTAGGAATTCTACCCAAGGACAGCGACAGCGAGCAAACAACGGAAACTGAGAACATTCAGGAGGAAAAACAGGAGGCTACAAAGCCTAGAGAAGATGTCAAGATTGTGTCGATCGATTTGCAACCTATCTCACCACTTGCGGGTATTACAACACTCCGGGCCGATATTACACATCCTGCAACAGTCCCTCTCCTACTTTCAGCCCTCGATCCTTCTTATGACCCCAAGAGTGCTGGCACCCAGGCCTCGCACCCGGTTGATCTCGTTCTGAGCGATGGAGCCCCTGACGTGACAGGTCTCCATGACCTCGATATCTACGTCCAATCTCAACTGCTCTTCGCCGCCCTGAACCTCGCACTCTGTGTCCTCAAGCCCGGCGGCAAGTTCGTTGCCAAGATCTTCCGCGGAAGAAACGTCGATGTTCTCTACGCCCaactcaagatcttcttcgAGAAGGTCATCGTCGCCAAGCCCCGTAGCAGTCGTGCAAGCAGTGTGGAAGCTTTCATCGTATGCATCAACTTCCAACCTCCCGCTGGTTTCCGCGCTAGCCTCGAAGAGCCTCTTGGCGTTGGTACACGATtggatgagatgctcaagaagaagggtgatgTCGACATGCAGGATTCGATGATAAAGGATGAAGGTGTCGTGGAAATGGAGGTTTACGACGAGACAACTGAGGACACGGAGAGAAGCACTCGATGGGTTGCACCGTTCATTGCCTGTGGAGATCTATCCGCCTTTGACTCCGATGCTTCGTATCAGCTCCCTGAGGACTACGTCTCTCTAGATCCCGTCCAGCCCCCCATTGCTCCCCCGTACAAACGCGCCATTGAGACGCGAGCCGCCATGTCCGGATCACAGCGCTAA